Part of the Halorhabdus utahensis DSM 12940 genome, CGAGCGGGTCTCCCGCGTGAGGTCGAGCATGAACTCCCGGAGGTCTCCCTCGACGCTGACCGTCTCGGGAACGTCCCGGAGGGATTGGACTGTCCCGGATTCGAGTAATTTCTCGACCGACGGCGTCGCCGCGTCACGCGCGAGTCGGCGATCGAGGATCGTCCGCTCGCCACTCCGATCGGGATACCCGAGCTGGGTCTTGATCAGGAAGCGGTCCTTCTGTGCCTCCGGCAGTTCGAACGTCCCGCTCTCCTCGATCGGGTTCTGGGTCGCGATCACGAAGAAGGGGGCGGGCAGCGGGTGGGTGTCGCCCTCGATGGTGACCTGGCCCTCCTCCATGGCTTCCAGCAGCGCCGACTGGGTCTTCGGCGGCGCGCGGTTGAGTTCGTCCGCCAGCACGACGTTCGCAAAGAGCGGCCCCTGGCGGAACTCGAACTCCCGGTCGCGCTGGTTGAACACCTGGCTCCCCATGACGTCCGCCGGCAGGAGGTCCGGCGTGAGCTGGACGCGCGAGAACGACAGCCCCAGCACCGTCGCCGTCGAGCGCGCCGTCAGCGTCTTGCCCGTCCCCGGTACGTCCTCGATCAGCACGTGTCCCCCGGCGAGCAGCCCCACGAGGAGGTCTTCGAAGAACGTCCGGTCGGCGACGACCGCCTCGTTCAACAGGTCGATTACCTCCCGACACTGCGTTGCCGCCGCGTCGATATCCATGTCGTGTGGTGACGGCCCGTCCACGTTTATAATTGTATAGGATTTTCTGCCGGAGAAGTGGGTGATGGGACTGGATTGGGAGTGACGGCAGGACTGTCTGGTTCGAACGGCTCGATCACTGGAACGTGCAGCGTGTCATCGAACGCGTCGGACGTTTTGTCTATCCAAGAGTAGTCTCCTCCAAGTGTCCAATACGATAAAACATTTATCTAACTGTTGAATATCATGACTATGGGAGAGCCACTATCGCGACGCTGTGTCCTCCATTCTGTTGTTGCTGGAGTCAGTATCACCTCCCTTGCAGGGTGTAGTGCGCTCGATTCCGAGCCTTCCCTCATCCCAGTTGAGATCGCAAACTACACCCCTGAACGACACGAAATTACCGTCGATATCATTGATCGGGATGCCGAGGACCGAAGTGATGGGACCGTTCTCCGTGAGGTATACAAATTAGAACCATATGAGGACGGCAAAGAATACACTGTGCCCGACGTGCCGACGGTGCCGAATCGTCCGTACATCGTCCGAGCAAAGATCGACGCAAAGACCCCACGGCACTACCACTACATCCCAGATTGCAAAACAAGAGAAAACCGCGAGGACAAACTGTATCTATCCGTGCAACCGACCGAGAACGGAGCCACGGTCAGGTTTTACCAGGACGGATGTCGATAGCGGGGGAAACCGGCGGACGAACGCCCATCACATCCAGTCGGCAGTCGCAAATCCGGGACCGGGCGGATCGACGCAAGTGTCTGCTAGCTGACCGCTAGTAGGAGCCACTGTCCGTCTACAACAACGGCTTTAGGGCGTAGGAACCGCTCGAAGAAGACAATACATTCTACCGCGATTATATCCTCCATGGCGACAGCGAACACGCTGACGACGAGGCGCATGACAACACCTGCGAGCGCCCATCGCCGCTGACGCGACGGCGGCTCTCGCCGGACCGGGGCGTCTCTATGGATAAGCTGATACAGTATCTCAGAGTGTTTCAAATAGGCGTACTTTATATCTGAAACGGGGCGAAACGCTCTCAAACCTGCTGTTCGAGCGGCACTGTGAAATCAATGATGTGCTACGCATGAGCGGTAATTGAGGAACGATTTTAGTTACTTGAGATCACTCTCATATTTCGTTTGTTTAATTATCAATTGAATATACTGTACATCTGAAAATATATTCTAAAACCATAATCTATTAATACTATCTCTTTGATCTTTGGTTGCGTTATGGCACCTGAAAACCACAAACCGGTTCACGACCCCCCGAGACGAAAAGTACTGAAAGCTCTTCTTGCAGCTGGCGTCACTAGCCCGATCCTTAATAGAACGG contains:
- a CDS encoding AAA family ATPase; amino-acid sequence: MDIDAAATQCREVIDLLNEAVVADRTFFEDLLVGLLAGGHVLIEDVPGTGKTLTARSTATVLGLSFSRVQLTPDLLPADVMGSQVFNQRDREFEFRQGPLFANVVLADELNRAPPKTQSALLEAMEEGQVTIEGDTHPLPAPFFVIATQNPIEESGTFELPEAQKDRFLIKTQLGYPDRSGERTILDRRLARDAATPSVEKLLESGTVQSLRDVPETVSVEGDLREFMLDLTRETRSHHHIRTGVSPRGTQRLLEASRAFAVIEGRDYVVPDDVTRMAEPVLAHRLVLTPEATVQEIEKRELVREIVEDTPVPTVQADATA